The Deinococcus sonorensis KR-87 genome includes a window with the following:
- a CDS encoding vWA domain-containing protein has translation MTDSEYAQLSFGLAEFADNPEPRCPVLLLLDNSGSMSGEKIRQLNEGLRDFQRDLASDSLAAKRCEIAIVSFGPVREVLGFTSAEHFQAPQLKAEGSTPLGEAVKRGLELLRQRKETIRQNGIGLYRPWVFLITDGAPTDAWQSAAAEVQRGEAAKSFAFFSVGVAGADMKMLEQLNPARAPLALSGVRFRELFQWLSASLKSVSQSTPGDAVALASPKGWAEI, from the coding sequence ATGACGGACTCCGAGTATGCCCAGCTGTCGTTCGGTCTGGCCGAATTCGCCGACAACCCGGAACCGCGCTGTCCGGTGCTGCTGCTGCTCGACAACAGCGGCAGCATGTCCGGCGAGAAGATCCGGCAGCTGAACGAAGGGCTGCGTGACTTCCAGCGCGACCTGGCGAGTGACAGCCTGGCCGCCAAACGCTGCGAGATCGCCATCGTCAGTTTCGGTCCTGTGCGCGAGGTGCTGGGCTTTACCTCCGCCGAGCACTTCCAGGCGCCGCAGCTGAAGGCCGAGGGCTCCACCCCGCTGGGCGAGGCGGTGAAGCGCGGCCTGGAGCTGCTGCGGCAGCGCAAGGAGACCATCCGGCAGAACGGCATCGGACTCTACCGGCCGTGGGTGTTCCTGATCACCGACGGCGCGCCCACCGACGCATGGCAGAGCGCCGCCGCCGAGGTGCAGCGGGGCGAGGCGGCCAAATCGTTCGCCTTCTTCTCGGTGGGCGTGGCCGGCGCGGACATGAAGATGCTGGAGCAGCTGAATCCGGCGCGCGCGCCGCTGGCCCTGTCCGGCGTGCGGTTCCGCGAGCTGTTCCAGTGGCTGTCGGCCAGCCTGAAGAGCGTGTCGCAGAGCACCCCCGGCGACGCCGTCGCCCTGGCGAGCCCCAAAGGCTGGGCGGAGATATGA